The Solibacillus sp. FSL R7-0682 genome includes a window with the following:
- a CDS encoding Fic family protein: MSIERSRSIVELMPIPAHIESDLKEQAKLKATHYSTRIEGNTLDLEQVARVVKQKKDDLRIPVEEEVRNYWEALSFLTQEKNKNTPITEDFIKKLHSIIVKHGSGRKSSKSNYRGPMPPGVLFAVFDNQTRQPDYIPPEYSDVPALMKSFVKWIQSENEMPVPIKAAIVTYQLLTIHPFEDGNGRTARALASYVLSTTNYDVKGFHSIEEYYVEDLQGYYKHLQMGLPALYYDGRENPKNLAPWIEYFLRTMALAYEKVANLSIQFATSTTDQRILSLEPKEKTLLRYLIERNRPVKPKEIAELFQVKPITITKWANTWLERNIIEGASGNQRITSYRIGKNYKDLTLNDLGYKED, from the coding sequence ATGTCAATTGAACGTTCTCGATCTATCGTAGAACTAATGCCTATTCCGGCACATATTGAAAGTGACTTAAAAGAACAAGCTAAATTAAAAGCAACCCATTACTCAACACGAATTGAAGGGAATACTTTAGATTTAGAACAGGTTGCACGTGTAGTTAAACAAAAGAAGGACGACTTAAGAATACCTGTCGAGGAAGAAGTACGAAATTATTGGGAAGCCCTTTCGTTTTTAACACAAGAAAAAAATAAAAATACACCCATAACTGAAGATTTTATTAAAAAGTTACACTCCATCATTGTTAAACATGGCTCAGGTAGAAAGTCTTCTAAAAGTAATTACCGTGGACCAATGCCTCCAGGAGTACTATTTGCTGTTTTCGATAATCAAACAAGACAACCCGATTATATTCCTCCAGAATACTCTGATGTCCCTGCGTTAATGAAATCTTTTGTTAAATGGATACAGTCAGAAAACGAAATGCCTGTTCCGATTAAAGCTGCAATTGTTACTTATCAACTACTAACGATTCATCCTTTTGAAGATGGTAATGGACGTACCGCACGAGCTTTAGCATCTTATGTTTTATCAACAACTAATTATGATGTGAAAGGCTTCCATTCTATTGAAGAATATTATGTTGAAGATTTACAAGGCTACTACAAACATTTACAAATGGGCTTACCCGCTCTTTATTATGATGGGCGTGAAAATCCAAAAAATTTAGCTCCATGGATTGAGTATTTCCTTAGAACAATGGCACTTGCCTATGAAAAAGTTGCTAATCTATCTATCCAATTTGCTACCTCCACTACAGATCAGCGTATCTTATCGTTAGAGCCAAAAGAAAAAACGTTACTTCGCTATTTAATTGAACGCAATAGACCTGTTAAACCAAAAGAAATTGCTGAACTGTTCCAAGTGAAACCAATAACGATTACAAAATGGGCTAATACTTGGTTAGAAAGAAATATAATTGAAGGGGCTAGTGGAAATCAGCGTATCACATCGTATAGAATTGGTAAAAATTATAAAGATTTAACTTTGAATGATTTAGGTTATAAAGAAGACTAA
- a CDS encoding DUF418 domain-containing protein, with the protein MKRIALIDILRGIAILGTLGTNIWIFAHLGDLKYITTTDFTGWSSVNDILRLLVLFVFNGKLLGMLTIMFGVGMEIKYQQSIRHNKPWIGMYKWVIVFLMVEGLLHYVLVMEYDVLMSYAVTAGIIAVILKRGERAMKRALWVAGAIHLGLLALIFTSMLYGPAFSMASSPQLIAIYTEGTWLDQVQNRIMNFMFFRAEAIFIIPLNVMLFIVGIKLMRSGAFSFTERGNAIQRKLLIWGLGLGLPLNVLTFVPGGLFDLPVRYLFAPILALGYIGLITFIVRKCSTWGMWKWLEKTGRMSLSCYVLQNITATAIFYGWGLGLGGTLNSVEIIGIFCMIVVGQIILANVWLTKFPYGPVEWLRKGMLQRLER; encoded by the coding sequence ATGAAACGTATAGCATTAATCGATATTTTAAGAGGAATTGCTATTTTGGGGACACTTGGAACGAATATTTGGATTTTTGCTCATTTAGGGGATCTAAAGTATATAACGACTACGGATTTTACCGGTTGGTCGAGTGTGAATGATATTTTACGCCTCCTTGTACTGTTCGTATTTAATGGCAAGCTGCTTGGTATGTTAACGATAATGTTCGGAGTAGGAATGGAGATTAAATATCAGCAGTCCATTAGGCACAATAAGCCTTGGATCGGTATGTATAAATGGGTAATCGTATTTTTAATGGTGGAAGGTTTGCTGCATTACGTGCTCGTCATGGAATATGATGTGCTCATGAGCTATGCGGTTACTGCAGGTATTATTGCGGTCATCCTAAAGCGCGGGGAACGGGCGATGAAAAGGGCACTATGGGTTGCAGGAGCTATTCATTTAGGGTTGCTTGCTCTTATTTTTACTTCCATGCTGTATGGACCGGCATTTTCAATGGCAAGCTCGCCACAGTTGATTGCAATATATACCGAGGGAACATGGCTAGATCAGGTCCAGAATCGTATCATGAATTTTATGTTCTTTAGAGCAGAGGCAATCTTTATTATTCCTTTAAATGTTATGTTATTTATTGTTGGTATAAAGCTGATGCGCAGTGGTGCGTTCTCCTTTACTGAGCGCGGTAATGCCATTCAACGGAAACTGCTCATTTGGGGGTTAGGTCTAGGTCTGCCTTTGAATGTGTTGACTTTTGTACCAGGCGGTCTATTTGATTTACCTGTCCGTTATCTGTTTGCCCCTATCCTGGCATTAGGCTATATAGGACTGATTACTTTTATTGTTCGGAAGTGCAGTACGTGGGGAATGTGGAAGTGGCTTGAGAAAACGGGGCGTATGTCTTTAAGCTGTTACGTTCTGCAAAACATTACTGCAACAGCTATTTTCTACGGATGGGGTTTAGGCCTTGGAGGTACTCTAAATAGCGTGGAAATTATAGGGATTTTTTGTATGATAGTAGTAGGGCAAATTATACTGGCGAATGTGTGGTTAACTAAATTTCCTTATGGACCGGTCGAATGGCTGCGGAAGGGAATGCTGCAGAGGCTGGAAAGATAG
- a CDS encoding MBL fold metallo-hydrolase yields the protein MRFSVLASGSTGNAVYVENDEHAFLVDVGLSGKKMEQLFAKIDRDMKKLSGILVTHEHSDHIKGLGVVARKYNVPVFANAKTWDAMDGHIGNIPTELRYHFDMETVKTFGGMDIQSFAVSHDAADPMFYTFYEDGRKLVVITDTGYVSDRMKGHIAAADSYVFESNHDVSMLQMGKYPWNIKRRILSDVGHVSNEDAAVAMSDVVAEKPTQIYLAHLSKDNNMKDLARMSVSQTLQSCGIITGEYLHLHDTDAEQPTALVTV from the coding sequence ATGCGATTCAGTGTTTTAGCAAGTGGTAGTACAGGTAACGCAGTCTACGTAGAAAATGATGAGCATGCTTTTTTAGTCGATGTAGGCTTAAGCGGGAAAAAAATGGAGCAACTGTTTGCTAAAATTGATCGGGATATGAAGAAATTATCGGGTATTTTAGTAACACATGAGCATAGTGACCATATTAAAGGCTTAGGAGTGGTGGCAAGAAAGTATAATGTTCCGGTATTTGCTAACGCTAAAACTTGGGATGCGATGGATGGGCATATTGGCAATATTCCAACGGAGCTACGCTACCACTTTGATATGGAGACGGTTAAAACCTTTGGGGGAATGGATATTCAATCCTTTGCAGTGTCTCATGACGCAGCAGATCCAATGTTTTATACGTTTTATGAGGATGGGCGCAAGCTTGTAGTCATTACGGATACAGGCTATGTTAGTGATCGTATGAAGGGACATATTGCTGCAGCCGACTCCTATGTTTTTGAAAGTAACCATGATGTTAGTATGCTACAAATGGGGAAATACCCATGGAATATTAAGCGCCGTATTTTATCGGATGTTGGTCATGTATCAAATGAAGATGCAGCTGTTGCAATGAGTGATGTCGTAGCAGAAAAACCAACACAAATTTACTTAGCCCATTTAAGTAAAGATAATAATATGAAAGATTTAGCGCGTATGAGTGTCTCACAAACGTTACAGTCCTGTGGCATAATTACAGGAGAATATTTGCATCTTCATGATACAGATGCAGAGCAACCAACTGCGCTTGTAACGGTTTAA
- a CDS encoding response regulator transcription factor, with protein sequence MIRLSIAEDQQLLRDALISIMELEDDLHIVGEAADGAEAWALIEKEKPDVCILDIEMPHLSGLEVAARIRHHNYPCKIMIMTTFARVGYLQEAMDLNIEAYVLKDEPIQYVIGAIRKIMQGERVISQDLAAALFMNEKNPLNDREINVLKLVKDGYTTNEISKKLFLTKGTIRNYLSLSIQKLEVETRQQAVQKATEKGWI encoded by the coding sequence ATGATTAGACTTAGTATCGCTGAGGATCAGCAACTGTTGAGAGATGCCTTAATATCCATTATGGAGCTTGAGGATGATTTACATATTGTGGGTGAAGCAGCAGATGGAGCAGAAGCATGGGCTTTAATTGAAAAGGAAAAGCCGGATGTATGCATTTTAGATATTGAAATGCCGCATTTGTCCGGGCTGGAAGTAGCTGCGAGAATACGTCATCACAATTATCCGTGCAAAATTATGATTATGACAACCTTTGCGAGAGTCGGTTATTTGCAGGAAGCAATGGATCTAAATATTGAAGCATATGTTCTGAAAGACGAGCCTATCCAATATGTAATTGGTGCAATACGCAAAATTATGCAAGGTGAAAGGGTAATCAGTCAGGATCTTGCCGCTGCTTTATTTATGAATGAAAAAAATCCTCTGAATGACCGGGAAATCAATGTACTGAAGCTCGTGAAGGATGGCTATACGACGAATGAAATTAGTAAAAAGCTATTCCTGACTAAAGGAACAATTCGCAACTATCTATCTTTATCCATTCAAAAGCTCGAAGTTGAAACAAGGCAGCAGGCTGTACAAAAAGCAACTGAAAAGGGATGGATATAA
- a CDS encoding S1C family serine protease, whose product MSYFPEDDQKPVENERITELEERLKREEEERRQRLSNKKNKGGSKFGYFISGLSGIIVGALLLWLLLPSLANQLPGASQITSNSEANGSTIKQTATEVTSDVVSAVEKVSSAVVGITNIQKATPNFWNQNNGALQEAGSGSGVIYKVEGDRAFIVTNHHVIEGSDQLEVMLDDGTKVEAQPVGSDIWTDLAVISIPSEGIKTVAQFGDSDALKQGETVITIGNPLGLDFYGSVTTGVVSGKDRSVPVDLNQDGVEDWSTDVLQTDAAINEGNSGGALVNITGDLVGINSMKIASTSVEGLGFAIPINSAIPIIEELEKKGEVQRPTMGISLMDLTEVPAYYQQQTLQLPQEVTNGVVISQVVPGSAADKAGLQQYDVIVEMDGKKIENAIELRKHLYNEKEIGDTLQMKVYRQGKVVEAKLQLVNNTQL is encoded by the coding sequence ATGAGTTATTTTCCTGAAGATGATCAAAAACCAGTAGAAAATGAACGAATAACAGAGTTGGAAGAACGCCTAAAGCGAGAAGAAGAAGAGCGTCGTCAACGTCTGTCCAATAAAAAAAATAAAGGAGGCAGCAAGTTCGGATACTTTATTTCTGGGCTAAGTGGAATTATTGTTGGTGCGCTTTTACTTTGGCTGCTATTACCTTCGTTAGCTAACCAATTACCAGGAGCGAGCCAGATTACATCAAATTCAGAGGCAAATGGGTCAACAATTAAACAAACGGCAACAGAAGTTACATCCGATGTTGTATCAGCCGTTGAGAAGGTTTCAAGCGCGGTCGTTGGTATTACCAATATTCAAAAAGCGACACCAAATTTTTGGAACCAAAATAATGGTGCGTTACAAGAAGCAGGTAGCGGCTCAGGGGTTATTTATAAGGTAGAAGGAGACCGTGCATTTATTGTCACGAACCATCACGTAATCGAAGGTAGTGACCAACTTGAAGTCATGTTAGATGATGGAACGAAGGTAGAAGCACAGCCAGTTGGTAGTGATATTTGGACAGACTTAGCGGTCATTTCTATCCCGAGTGAAGGCATTAAAACCGTAGCACAATTTGGGGATTCCGATGCGTTAAAACAAGGTGAAACAGTGATTACAATTGGTAACCCGCTAGGATTAGATTTTTATGGATCTGTTACGACAGGAGTTGTTTCTGGTAAGGATCGTTCTGTGCCAGTTGATTTAAATCAAGATGGTGTCGAGGATTGGTCAACAGATGTTTTACAAACAGATGCAGCTATTAATGAAGGGAATTCAGGTGGCGCATTAGTTAATATTACAGGGGATTTAGTTGGTATCAATTCAATGAAAATAGCTTCCACATCTGTCGAAGGATTAGGCTTTGCTATCCCAATTAACTCAGCTATTCCAATTATTGAAGAGCTTGAGAAAAAGGGTGAAGTACAACGACCAACAATGGGGATCTCTTTAATGGATTTAACAGAGGTTCCTGCTTACTATCAACAACAAACATTACAATTACCACAAGAAGTTACAAATGGTGTCGTTATTTCACAAGTTGTCCCAGGCTCTGCAGCAGATAAAGCGGGCTTACAGCAATATGATGTTATTGTAGAAATGGACGGCAAAAAAATTGAAAATGCAATTGAACTTCGCAAACATTTATATAATGAAAAAGAAATTGGCGACACATTACAAATGAAAGTATATCGCCAAGGAAAAGTAGTGGAAGCAAAATTACAATTAGTTAATAACACACAGTTGTAA
- the rlmH gene encoding 23S rRNA (pseudouridine(1915)-N(3))-methyltransferase RlmH: protein MNITIISVGKLKEKYLKMGIDEYVKRLGGYAKIEIIEVPDEKAPEQLSDAEMELVKKKEGERILAKISDGTYVIALALDGKMKTSEEMAADIDALMTYGKSKVAFVIGGSLGLHDEVFKRADERLCFGKMTLPHQLMKLVLVEQIYRSFRIIKGEPYHK, encoded by the coding sequence GTGAATATAACGATTATCTCTGTAGGAAAATTAAAAGAAAAATATTTAAAAATGGGTATTGATGAATATGTTAAGCGATTAGGGGGCTATGCAAAAATCGAGATAATCGAGGTACCCGACGAAAAAGCACCAGAGCAATTAAGCGATGCGGAAATGGAGCTCGTAAAGAAAAAAGAAGGCGAACGTATTTTGGCTAAAATTAGTGATGGTACATATGTCATTGCCCTCGCACTGGATGGAAAAATGAAAACGAGCGAAGAAATGGCAGCGGATATAGATGCATTAATGACTTACGGGAAGAGCAAGGTTGCCTTTGTAATTGGCGGATCGCTTGGCTTACACGATGAGGTGTTTAAGCGAGCAGATGAAAGGCTATGTTTCGGCAAAATGACACTCCCTCACCAGCTGATGAAGCTCGTGCTAGTGGAGCAGATTTACCGTAGCTTTCGGATTATTAAGGGTGAACCGTATCATAAGTAA
- a CDS encoding sensor histidine kinase has product MLEWYPKSQASYYLIIDVLTVLLFSYAVVVSEQIPSLVFKVVLIVIYIGAYYTALWYQDGLLLPAVVLGFVMTAYLAYLSGPQWIFFQFAFADFVGRAVNRHILWIATCVNFLLLASLVWRYQEVLFSNAQSIVLAVMLFILLLPWLRYYIEKSKLLQREVDEASVHIAMQRERQRIARDLHDTLGHTLTVIKVKTELVSRLVPNENHRIHKELDDMILTVRTAHKQVREIISEINFLSLQEELKHCEQLLKNAGIRVQIDHQLTHILLSSVQETMLAYSIREAVTNVVKHSHAADCRIHLYQNEDRGEAAIIDNGVGLSEKQHGNGLFTMKERMRSLKGNMEVTYDQEGTKVLLTIPLDTIREGVK; this is encoded by the coding sequence ATGCTGGAATGGTATCCTAAAAGTCAGGCAAGCTATTATTTAATTATTGATGTATTGACCGTCCTGCTATTTAGCTATGCGGTTGTCGTCTCGGAGCAGATTCCGTCACTTGTTTTTAAGGTTGTATTAATCGTCATCTATATAGGTGCCTATTACACGGCACTATGGTATCAGGATGGTCTGCTGCTTCCTGCTGTTGTGCTTGGTTTTGTTATGACAGCATATTTGGCTTATTTAAGCGGCCCACAGTGGATTTTCTTTCAGTTTGCCTTTGCAGATTTTGTCGGGCGCGCTGTCAACCGGCATATTTTATGGATTGCTACGTGCGTAAATTTCCTCCTCCTAGCCAGTCTCGTTTGGCGCTATCAGGAGGTACTGTTTTCAAATGCGCAGTCAATTGTACTGGCGGTTATGCTTTTTATCCTACTGTTGCCGTGGTTACGCTATTATATTGAAAAATCCAAGCTGCTTCAGCGTGAGGTTGATGAAGCGTCGGTTCACATTGCGATGCAGCGGGAACGTCAGCGGATTGCCCGCGATCTGCATGATACTTTAGGACATACGCTGACGGTCATAAAGGTAAAAACAGAGCTCGTTTCCAGGCTGGTGCCAAACGAGAATCATAGGATTCATAAGGAACTTGATGATATGATTCTAACAGTCCGAACAGCACATAAGCAGGTGCGTGAAATAATATCGGAAATAAATTTTTTATCCTTGCAGGAAGAGCTTAAGCATTGTGAGCAGTTGCTTAAGAATGCCGGTATCCGTGTGCAGATTGATCATCAGCTTACCCATATTCTGCTGTCTAGTGTGCAGGAAACGATGCTTGCCTACAGTATCCGAGAAGCGGTAACGAATGTTGTTAAGCACAGTCATGCTGCTGATTGCAGAATACATCTATATCAGAATGAAGACCGGGGAGAAGCAGCTATTATTGATAACGGAGTCGGTTTATCCGAAAAGCAGCATGGCAATGGACTGTTTACAATGAAGGAACGGATGAGGTCATTAAAGGGAAATATGGAAGTGACGTATGATCAGGAAGGAACAAAGGTGCTTCTGACTATACCACTGGATACGATTCGGGAGGGTGTGAAATGA
- a CDS encoding CxxH/CxxC protein, producing the protein MKKYSCETHIDHALDMHVAETGDFPMMDLLTEEQKLSTTCSYCEAQATYIVSSK; encoded by the coding sequence ATGAAAAAGTATAGCTGTGAAACCCATATAGATCACGCTTTAGATATGCACGTTGCAGAGACAGGAGATTTTCCAATGATGGATTTATTAACAGAAGAGCAAAAGTTATCAACAACTTGTTCTTATTGTGAAGCGCAGGCAACATATATTGTATCAAGTAAATAA